One region of Eubacterium sp. 1001713B170207_170306_E7 genomic DNA includes:
- a CDS encoding deoxyribonuclease IV yields the protein MIHIGPHISIAKGFTAAGKDAVSIGADTFQFFTRNPRGGNAKAIDPSDADGLRQIMEANDFGPLLAHAPYTLNMASATQATRDFAERAFREDLERLDQLPCQLYNFHPGSHVGQGPEKGIELILDILNRNMKPDQKTIVLLEAMSGKGSEVGRDFEQLRAIIDGVELKDKIGVCIDTCHIYSAGYDIVNDLDGVIGEFDRVVGLDYLKAMHLNDSLTPFASHKDRHEKIGFGSIGVDTFIAIVKHPLLRDKPFFLETPQEKFADYAKEIELLQNV from the coding sequence ATGATTCATATAGGACCGCATATTTCAATTGCCAAGGGGTTTACCGCCGCCGGAAAGGACGCGGTATCCATCGGGGCAGATACCTTTCAGTTTTTTACCAGGAATCCGAGGGGAGGCAACGCCAAGGCCATTGACCCCAGTGACGCGGACGGCCTTCGGCAGATCATGGAGGCCAACGATTTCGGGCCACTGCTGGCCCACGCGCCCTATACGCTCAACATGGCCTCTGCCACACAGGCGACCCGGGATTTCGCGGAGCGCGCCTTCCGGGAGGATTTGGAGCGTCTGGACCAGCTGCCCTGCCAGCTCTATAATTTTCATCCCGGTAGCCATGTGGGCCAGGGACCGGAAAAGGGCATTGAGCTGATTCTGGATATTCTCAACCGCAATATGAAGCCGGACCAGAAGACCATTGTGCTGCTGGAGGCCATGTCGGGTAAAGGCAGCGAGGTCGGCCGCGACTTTGAGCAGCTACGGGCCATCATCGACGGCGTGGAGCTCAAGGATAAAATCGGGGTCTGCATTGACACCTGCCACATCTATTCAGCCGGGTATGACATTGTCAATGACCTGGACGGCGTCATCGGGGAATTTGACCGGGTGGTGGGCCTGGATTATCTTAAGGCCATGCACCTGAACGACAGCCTGACGCCCTTTGCCAGCCATAAGGACCGCCACGAGAAAATCGGCTTTGGCAGCATAGGGGTGGACACCTTTATCGCCATTGTGAAGCATCCGCTGCTCCGGGATAAGCCCTTTTTCCTGGAGACACCCCAGGAAAAATTCGCAGATTACGCCAAGGAGATTGAGCTGCTCCAAAATGTGTAA
- a CDS encoding ZIP family metal transporter produces the protein MEILNSIPPVGQALVAGIFTWGLTALGAAMVFFFKEINKKVLNAMLGFAAGVMIAASFWSLLAPSIEMAEGGPVPPYVPAVVGFLGGGAFLWCVDKLLPHIHQGTGHQEGIHTSWQRSVLLVLAITFHNIPEGLAVGVAFGGLASGNEYMTLAGAISLALGIGLQNFPEGAAVSIPLRRENMSRFKSFMYGQASGLVEPVSAVIGAAAVVFINPILPYALAFAAGAMIYVVAEELIPESQLGHDGEGDVATIGVMVGFAVMMLMDVALG, from the coding sequence ATGGAAATTTTGAACAGTATTCCTCCGGTGGGCCAGGCTCTGGTCGCCGGGATTTTCACCTGGGGTTTAACGGCCCTGGGCGCTGCGATGGTCTTTTTCTTTAAGGAGATTAACAAAAAGGTATTAAACGCCATGCTGGGTTTTGCCGCGGGCGTTATGATCGCGGCCAGCTTCTGGTCGCTGCTGGCGCCGTCCATCGAGATGGCGGAGGGCGGCCCGGTACCGCCCTATGTGCCGGCGGTAGTTGGCTTTCTGGGCGGCGGCGCGTTTTTATGGTGTGTGGATAAGCTTCTGCCGCATATTCACCAGGGAACCGGCCATCAGGAGGGTATTCACACCTCCTGGCAGCGCAGCGTGCTGCTGGTCTTAGCCATCACCTTCCACAATATTCCTGAAGGGCTGGCGGTCGGGGTGGCCTTTGGCGGCCTGGCCTCGGGCAATGAATACATGACCCTGGCCGGGGCCATCTCGCTGGCTCTGGGGATCGGGCTCCAGAACTTCCCGGAAGGGGCGGCGGTGTCCATCCCGCTCCGCCGGGAGAATATGAGCCGGTTCAAATCCTTTATGTACGGCCAGGCCTCCGGGCTGGTGGAGCCGGTCTCTGCGGTTATCGGCGCGGCAGCGGTGGTCTTTATCAACCCGATCCTGCCTTACGCGCTGGCCTTTGCCGCGGGTGCGATGATTTACGTAGTGGCAGAGGAATTGATTCCCGAATCCCAGCTGGGTCATGACGGCGAGGGCGATGTCGCCACCATTGGTGTGATGGTCGGCTTTGCGGTCATGATGCTCATGGACGTAGCCCTGGGCTGA
- a CDS encoding alpha-amylase, whose translation MNGTMMQYFEWYLPEDQSLWRQVAEDVSRLKALGITAVWLPPAYKGAAGKSDVGYAPYDLYDLGEFDQKNSVATKYGTVNEYCDAIHALQDNGIEVYADIVLDHRLGADDTENVYACKENDENRNEQIEPIRPIKAWTQFDFPGRGDTYSDFKWNWTHFAGIDWDEKQEDSAVFQFQGKRWARDVDRENGNFDYLMGADVDLNNREVVEELIRWGKWYLAKTRVNGFRMDAVKHIDFNFFNEWLDAVRRDWDQELFAVGEYWSGDLEDLKRYMETTDRAMCLFDVPLHYHFFDAGNSGGGYDMRQLLNNTLTAHDPTRSVTFVDNHDTQPGQSLESWVQPWFKPLAYAFILLRADGYPCVFYGDYFGIPAQDIAPMRDILDKLLCARRESAYGMQRDYFDDFHIIGWVREGDPAEPESGLAVLMTNGDGGSKQMYMGHHFAGKDFYDITGNVDGTVTVNENGDGVFHVAPGSVSVWVRTR comes from the coding sequence ATGAATGGAACGATGATGCAGTATTTTGAGTGGTACCTGCCCGAGGACCAGTCTCTGTGGCGGCAGGTGGCAGAGGATGTCAGCCGCCTGAAGGCGCTCGGGATCACTGCGGTCTGGCTGCCCCCGGCCTATAAGGGTGCTGCGGGAAAGAGCGATGTGGGCTACGCGCCCTATGACCTTTATGATCTGGGTGAGTTTGACCAGAAAAACAGCGTCGCCACAAAATACGGAACGGTCAATGAATATTGTGACGCCATCCATGCCCTTCAGGATAACGGAATAGAGGTTTACGCAGATATTGTGCTGGACCACCGCCTGGGCGCGGATGATACGGAAAATGTCTACGCCTGCAAGGAAAATGATGAAAACCGGAATGAACAGATTGAGCCGATCCGCCCGATCAAGGCCTGGACGCAGTTTGACTTTCCGGGGCGGGGCGATACCTATTCGGATTTTAAATGGAACTGGACACATTTTGCCGGCATCGACTGGGATGAAAAACAGGAGGACAGCGCGGTATTTCAGTTTCAGGGCAAGCGCTGGGCCAGGGATGTGGACCGTGAAAACGGCAATTTTGACTACCTGATGGGCGCGGATGTGGATTTAAACAACCGCGAGGTGGTCGAGGAGCTGATCCGCTGGGGCAAGTGGTATCTGGCCAAAACCCGGGTCAACGGCTTTCGGATGGACGCGGTCAAGCACATTGATTTTAATTTTTTCAACGAATGGCTGGACGCGGTCCGGCGCGACTGGGACCAGGAGCTGTTTGCCGTGGGCGAGTACTGGTCTGGCGACCTGGAGGATCTCAAGCGCTATATGGAGACCACCGACCGGGCCATGTGCCTGTTTGACGTGCCGCTCCACTACCATTTTTTTGACGCCGGAAACAGCGGCGGCGGCTATGATATGCGGCAGCTGCTGAACAATACCCTGACAGCTCACGACCCCACCCGGTCGGTCACCTTTGTGGACAATCATGATACCCAGCCCGGCCAGTCGCTGGAATCCTGGGTGCAGCCGTGGTTTAAGCCGCTGGCCTATGCCTTTATTCTGCTCCGGGCCGACGGCTATCCCTGCGTCTTTTACGGCGACTATTTCGGTATTCCCGCCCAGGATATCGCGCCCATGCGGGATATTCTGGACAAGCTGCTCTGCGCAAGGCGTGAATCGGCCTATGGCATGCAGCGGGATTATTTTGACGATTTTCATATCATCGGCTGGGTGCGTGAGGGCGATCCGGCAGAGCCGGAGTCCGGCTTGGCGGTGCTGATGACAAACGGTGACGGCGGCTCAAAGCAGATGTATATGGGCCATCATTTTGCCGGAAAGGATTTTTATGACATTACCGGAAATGTGGACGGCACAGTGACAGTCAATGAAAACGGCGACGGCGTTTTCCATGTGGCGCCCGGATCGGTATCGGTCTGGGTCAGAACCCGCTGA